The sequence GGGCAGCTCGGACAGCTTCTGGTACACGTTCTGGCCACGACGGATCGCGTCATTGACCGTGCCCTGGCGGTCGAACTCCTGGAATTCCTTCAGGTCGGCGCCGGCGATGAAGCCCGCCGGCTTGCCCGAACGCACCACCACGCCCTTGGGCGGATCGATGCCCATGCGCTCGACCAGGTCGCCCAGTTCCAGCAGCACGTCCTGGGACATCGCATTGACCGCGCTGTTGAGGCGGTCGAGGGTGAGGACGACGACGCCGTCTTCGCGGATCTCGGCCTGCCAGTGATTCAAACGCAGCCCATCAAAGCCTGAGAGCATGGGGTTCCATCCGGTTGTGTATGGAGAAGGTCGCTATGATCGAGAGGTTGTTTCCCTGCCGTCAAATCCCAATGGTGGGGTGACGGCGTCCGCTTGGTCACACCTATTGGTAGAGGCTAGCGGAACGACGGTTAAAAGCTGGTGCGGTGCCGCCGTGACGGGGTGCTGAACTTTTCCCGGGATTGGCGGTCTCATTGCCCGACGTCGGTTGGGCTGACAGGAGTGGCGGCCCGCTATGGCCGAGGTTGATACACCGCAGGAGCTTGATCTGGAGCTGGTCCGGCGCGTGCAGCGCGGCGAGAGCGCGGCGTTCGACGTGCTGGTACGCAAGTACCAGCACCGCATCGTCGCCCTCATCGGGCGCTACATCGCCGACTGGAGTGAATGTCAGGACGTGGCCCAGGACACTTTCGTGCGCGCCTACCGCGCGATCGGGAATTTCCGTGGCGACGCCCAGTTCTATACCTGGTTGCACAGAATCGCAGTGAACACGGCCAAGAACTACCTGATGGCGCACAACCGCCGGCCCCCGACCGATGACGTGGACATCGGCGATGCCGAGCAGTTCGACGGCGGGGCGCGCCTGCGCGATACCGACACCCCCGAGCGCGAGCTGATGCGCCAGGAGCTGGAGAACACGGTGATGAAGGCGGTCAACGCGCTGCCGGAGGAGCTGCGTTCGGCCATCACCCTGCGCGAGGTGGAGGGCCTGAGCTACGACGAAATCGCACAGAAGATGGGGTGCCCGATCGGCACCGTGCGCTCGCGGATCTTTCGTGCCCGCGAGGCCATCGATGCAGAACTGCGTCCGCTGCTGGACACCGACAGCGCCACCCGCGAACGAAGCCGCATATGAGCAGGACCATGATCCCCAACGATTCCAACGGTTTGTCTTCGGACAAGTTCGATACCCACCACCGGCAACAGCTGTCTGCGTTGGTCGACGGCGAGCTGTCGGCCGACGAGGCCCGCTTCATGCTGCGCCGGCTCGAGCACGACGCGCAGCTGGGCGGCTGCCATGAACGCTGGCACATGATCGGTGACGTGATGCGCGGCCAGGCCTGCGCGCCGGCGCCGGTGGATTTCAGCGCCCGCGTGCGCCTGGCCGTTGCGGCCGAGCCGGTACCGGCTGCCACCCCGCGTCAGAGCCGTGCCGTTTCTGGCTGGATGCGCTGGAGCGGCGGTGCCGCGATCGCGGCGTCGGTGGCCGCGCTGGCGATGTTCATGGGCCGCGGGCAGATGCCGCAATCGCCGGCCGAAGCGCCGGCGCCGATGGTCGCCACCGTGGCCGACGTGCCTGCACCGGTGGCAGCCGCCAGCGTGCCTGTGCCGGTGCCGGAGCCCGTTCCGGCTCCGGCTCCCGCTCCCAGCGCCGCGGAACTGGTAGCCAGTGCCGCCCCGGCGGTTGCGGTGGCCGCGGCCACCCGTCGCCCGGAAGCCAGCCGCCGCGGCAGTGCCACCCGCAACCAGCAGGTTGCACGCGCTGCCAGCCTCCGCCAGGCCGAGGCCATCCCCGCGGTGGCAGCAGTGGCGGCCCCGGCCACGGCCCTGCCGGTGGCGCAGGACAATCCCTTTGCCAGCCTGCAGGCACCGTTGCCTGCCCGTCCGTGGCCGCGTTCGACGGTGGCAAGTGGCCTGCCGCAGGGCACGTTCAACGCTACCCTGTCCGCGCAGGAGCCCGGTTCGCCGACGTTCTATCCGTTCGAGCCCCGGCTGCCGGCCGACACCCCTTCCCACGGGACGGCACGGGGGGAGTGACCCCGCTGCCCCCCACGCTTGCGCGCGGCCCGTCCGCGGGCCCGCTCCCTTTGTTTCCTGACCAACCGGAGGTTCGCGTCCGATGACCCATAGCATCCACACCAAGGCGCTGGCCCTGCTGGCCATGACCTTGCCCCTGGTCGCCTGTGCCCAGGACAGCACGCCCACCGCCGCCAACGACCCGGCGCCGGCAGCGCGCACCGTGGCCCCGGCCCAGCCGCTGGTCAGTGGCCTGCCGGACTTCACCCAGCTGGTCGAGCAGGTGCGCCCGGGCGTGGTCAACATCGAGACCACCATCGTGCGCAACCGCCAGGTGCGCCGCTCCGGCCCGGACATGGACCAGATGCCGGAGTTCTTCCGCCGCTTCTTCGGCCCGGATTTCCCGATGCCGGGGCAGGGCGAGGACGGTGGCCCCAGCATCCGCGGCCGCGGCATGGGCTCGGGCTTCATCATTTCGGCCGACGGCTACGTGCTGACCAACCACCATGTGATCGACGGTGCCAGCGAGGTCAAGGTCCGCCTCAGCGACCGCCGCGAATACACCGCCAAGGTTGTCGGCAGCGATGCCCAGTACGACGTGGCCCTGCTCAAGGTCGATGCCAAGGGCCTGCCGACCGTGCGCGTGGGTGACTCCAACACGCTGCGGCCGGGCCAGTGGGTGGTGGCGATCGGCTCGCCGTTCGGCCTGGAACACTCGGTGACCGCCGGCATCGTCAGCGCGGTCGGCCGCAGCACCGGCGGCCAGGAACAGCGCTACGTGCCCTTCATCCAGACCGACGTGGCGATCAACCAGGGCAACTCGGGCGGCCCGCTGCTGGATACCCGCGGCCAGGTGGTCGGCATCAACTCGCAGATCTTCTCCGCCTCCGGCGGCTACATGGGCATCAGCTTCGCGATCCCGATCGACCTGGCGATGGGCGCGGTCGAGCAGATCAAGAAGACCGGCAAGGTCAGCCGCGGCCAGCTTGGCGTGGTGGTGCAGCAGGTCACCGCGCTGGAGGCCGAGTCGCTCAAGCTGCCCGATTCGCGTGGCGCGCTGGTCAACCAGCTGGTCGAGGATGGCGCCGCGGCGAAGGCCGGCGTGGAAATGGGTGATGTGATCCGTTCGGTCAACGGCAACGAGATCAACAGCTCCAGCGACCTGCCGCCCCTGATTGGCGCGCTGCCGCCGGGCAGCAGGGTCAAGCTGGGGATCCTGCGTGATGGCAGGCAGCGCGAGATCACCGTGACCCTGACCGAACTGGCCGAGGATGCGCAGCGCAGCGCCGCCCCGTCGCTGGAGGGTGCGCCAGCCAGGCCGGAGACCGGCGCCAACGCCCTGCTGGGCCTGGAAGTGGCCGAGCTGACCGCAGCCGAGCGTCGCCAGGCCGGCCTGGGTGCCGGCGAGGGCGTTCGCGTGACCAAGGTCAACGGCGCCGCTGCACGCGAGGCGCGCCTGGCTCCGGGCATGGTGATCCTGCAGGTCGGCCGCAACCCGGTCGGTACGGTGGCCGAGCTGAACCGCCAGCTGGGCGGCTACCGCAAGGGTGACGTGGTGATGCTGCTGGTCCGCTCGGGCAGCTCCAATGCCTTCGTGACCGTGAAGCTGGGCGACTGACCGGTTCTGCCGGCACCTCTCCGCGGCCGGCAGCGAGCCTCGTGCTCCTGTCGGCCGTTCATTCTGGGAGCCAGGCCGGCCGGGCGTTCCGCGCCACTGCCCCGGGCGTGCGATAATTTGCCGTTACCCTGACGACGCAGTGCCGCCGCCGCCACCTATGTCACACGATTCAATGCGGTACATCCGCAACTTCTCCATCATCGCCCACGTCGACCACGGCAAGTCCACCCTGGCTGACCGGATCATCCAGATGTGCGGCGGCCTGCAGGCCCGCGAGATGGAAGCCCAGGTGCTGGACTCCAATCCGATCGAGCGCGAGCGCGGCATCACCATCAAGTCGGCGTCGGTGTCGGTGACCTACACCGCACGCAATGGCGAAACCTACTTCCTGAACTTCATCGACACCCCCGGCCACGTCGACTTCTCCTATGAAGTCAGCCGCTCGCTGGCCGCCTGCGAGGGCGCGCTGCTGGTGGTCGATGCTGCCCAGGGCGTGGAGGCGCAGTCGGTGGCCAACTGCTACACCGCGGTGGAGCAGGGCCTGGAGGTGGTGCCGATCCTCAACAAGATCGACCTGCCGACCGCCGACATCGACCGCGCCAAGGCCGAGATCGAGGCGGTGATCGGCATCGACGCCACCGACGCGGTGGCGGTCTCGGCCAAGACCGGCCTGAACATGGAGGAGGTGCTGGAGGCGATCGTCCACCGCATCCCGCCGCCGGTGGACCGTGGCAGCAACAAGCTGCAGGCGCTGATCATCGACTCGTGGTTCGACAACTACCTGGGCGTGGTCTCGCTGGTGCGCGTGATGCAGGGCGAGATCAAGCCGGGCGACAAGATCCTGGTCATGTCCACCGGGCGCTGGCACCAGGTCGACAAGGTCGGCATCTTCACCCCCAAGCGCAAGGAGACCAAGGTCCTGCGCGCCGGCGAGGTGGGCTGGATCACCGCCTCGATCAAGGACGTCCATGGCGCCCCGGTCGGTGACACCCTGACCCTGCTGGCCGACCCGGCCCCGGAAGCCCTGCCGGGCTTCCAGGAAATGCAGCCGCGCGTGTTCGCCGGCCTGTTCCCGGTCGACGCCGAGGACTACCCGGACCTGCGCGAGGCGCTTGAAAAGCTGCGCCTGAACGATGCGGCCCTGCGCTTCGAGCCGGAAAGCTCCGAGGCGATGGGCTTCGGCTTCCGCTGCGGCTTCCTGGGCATGCTGCACATGGAGATCGTCCAGGAGCGCCTGGAGCGCGAGTACGACCTGGACCTGATCAGCACCGCGCCGACCGTGGTCTACGAGGTGCTGCGCAGCGACGGCGAGATCATCAACATGGACAACCCGGCCAAGCTGCCGCCGGTGAGCAACGTCCAGGAGATCCGCGAGCCGATCATCCGCGCCAACATCCTCACTCCCGAGGAATACATCGGCAACATCATCAAGCTGTGCGAGGAAAAGCGCGGCGTGCAGATCGGCATCACCTACATGGCCAGCCAGGTGCAGATCAGCTACGAGCTGCCGATGGCCGAGGTGGTGCTGGACTTCTTCGACAAGCTCAAGTCGGTGTCGCGTGGTTATGCCTCGCTGGACTACCACTTCGTGCGCTTCGAGCCGGGCCCGTTCGTGCGCGTGGATGTGCTGATCAACGGCGACAAGGTCGATGCGCTGTCGCTGATTGCCCACCGCAGTCATGCCGACCGCCGTGGCCGCGAGCTGTGCGAGAAGATGAAGGACCTGATCCCGCGGCAGATGTTCGACGTGGCCATCCAGGCCGCGATCGGCTCGCAGATCATCGCCCGCACCACGGTCAAGGCGATGCGCAAGAACGTGCTGGCCAAGTGCTATGGTGGCGACGTTTCGCGCAAGAAGAAGCTGTTGGAGAAGCAGAAGGAAGGCAAGAAGCGCATGAAGCAGGTGGGCCGCGTGGAGATCCCGCAGGAAGCCTTCCTCGCCG is a genomic window of Stenotrophomonas sp. Marseille-Q4652 containing:
- a CDS encoding DegQ family serine endoprotease, with the translated sequence MTHSIHTKALALLAMTLPLVACAQDSTPTAANDPAPAARTVAPAQPLVSGLPDFTQLVEQVRPGVVNIETTIVRNRQVRRSGPDMDQMPEFFRRFFGPDFPMPGQGEDGGPSIRGRGMGSGFIISADGYVLTNHHVIDGASEVKVRLSDRREYTAKVVGSDAQYDVALLKVDAKGLPTVRVGDSNTLRPGQWVVAIGSPFGLEHSVTAGIVSAVGRSTGGQEQRYVPFIQTDVAINQGNSGGPLLDTRGQVVGINSQIFSASGGYMGISFAIPIDLAMGAVEQIKKTGKVSRGQLGVVVQQVTALEAESLKLPDSRGALVNQLVEDGAAAKAGVEMGDVIRSVNGNEINSSSDLPPLIGALPPGSRVKLGILRDGRQREITVTLTELAEDAQRSAAPSLEGAPARPETGANALLGLEVAELTAAERRQAGLGAGEGVRVTKVNGAAAREARLAPGMVILQVGRNPVGTVAELNRQLGGYRKGDVVMLLVRSGSSNAFVTVKLGD
- the rpoE gene encoding RNA polymerase sigma factor RpoE, with protein sequence MAEVDTPQELDLELVRRVQRGESAAFDVLVRKYQHRIVALIGRYIADWSECQDVAQDTFVRAYRAIGNFRGDAQFYTWLHRIAVNTAKNYLMAHNRRPPTDDVDIGDAEQFDGGARLRDTDTPERELMRQELENTVMKAVNALPEELRSAITLREVEGLSYDEIAQKMGCPIGTVRSRIFRAREAIDAELRPLLDTDSATRERSRI
- a CDS encoding sigma-E factor negative regulatory protein — its product is MSRTMIPNDSNGLSSDKFDTHHRQQLSALVDGELSADEARFMLRRLEHDAQLGGCHERWHMIGDVMRGQACAPAPVDFSARVRLAVAAEPVPAATPRQSRAVSGWMRWSGGAAIAASVAALAMFMGRGQMPQSPAEAPAPMVATVADVPAPVAAASVPVPVPEPVPAPAPAPSAAELVASAAPAVAVAAATRRPEASRRGSATRNQQVARAASLRQAEAIPAVAAVAAPATALPVAQDNPFASLQAPLPARPWPRSTVASGLPQGTFNATLSAQEPGSPTFYPFEPRLPADTPSHGTARGE
- the lepA gene encoding translation elongation factor 4, with protein sequence MRYIRNFSIIAHVDHGKSTLADRIIQMCGGLQAREMEAQVLDSNPIERERGITIKSASVSVTYTARNGETYFLNFIDTPGHVDFSYEVSRSLAACEGALLVVDAAQGVEAQSVANCYTAVEQGLEVVPILNKIDLPTADIDRAKAEIEAVIGIDATDAVAVSAKTGLNMEEVLEAIVHRIPPPVDRGSNKLQALIIDSWFDNYLGVVSLVRVMQGEIKPGDKILVMSTGRWHQVDKVGIFTPKRKETKVLRAGEVGWITASIKDVHGAPVGDTLTLLADPAPEALPGFQEMQPRVFAGLFPVDAEDYPDLREALEKLRLNDAALRFEPESSEAMGFGFRCGFLGMLHMEIVQERLEREYDLDLISTAPTVVYEVLRSDGEIINMDNPAKLPPVSNVQEIREPIIRANILTPEEYIGNIIKLCEEKRGVQIGITYMASQVQISYELPMAEVVLDFFDKLKSVSRGYASLDYHFVRFEPGPFVRVDVLINGDKVDALSLIAHRSHADRRGRELCEKMKDLIPRQMFDVAIQAAIGSQIIARTTVKAMRKNVLAKCYGGDVSRKKKLLEKQKEGKKRMKQVGRVEIPQEAFLAVLQMDNK